A stretch of Deltaproteobacteria bacterium DNA encodes these proteins:
- a CDS encoding MFS transporter, with protein MSTVSPPRPALAPTRVRYTVVAFTLAMIAVAYLDRVCIATAAPAIKSDLGLSDTQMGFVFSAFTLAYALFEVPSGWFADRFGARLALTRIVVWWSAMTAATGLAGGFASLFIVRLLFGLGEAGAFPASARVYARWLPAALRGGIFGLLIMAGALAGALTQPLVVALLGIVGWRQAFALFGAVGVVWAIAWWWWFRDDPHDHHGVNAAELQLLAENRGQLHGHRQVPWALLLRSRTLLTLCLMYGGAIYGWYFYLTWLPTYLLRARGFDLKQVGWLAALPLLAIAAGVFAGGWLSDRLTHRWGSRAGRRTPGVIGLPLAAAAIIGAVLTREPITSALLLSAAAGLAALGVAPAWAVCLEIGGLHAGVVSGAMNTFGNLGGALSPVVVGLCLQRWESWEAPLFSVAALYLFAAGCWLAVDPEQPIEPA; from the coding sequence ATGAGTACGGTGTCCCCGCCGCGTCCCGCTCTCGCGCCCACGCGCGTGCGCTACACGGTCGTGGCCTTCACGCTGGCGATGATCGCGGTTGCCTATCTCGACCGCGTCTGCATCGCGACGGCGGCGCCCGCCATCAAGAGCGATCTCGGCCTCAGCGACACGCAGATGGGTTTCGTCTTCAGCGCCTTCACCTTGGCGTACGCGCTGTTCGAGGTACCGAGCGGCTGGTTTGCCGACCGCTTTGGCGCGCGGCTGGCCCTGACGCGCATCGTGGTGTGGTGGTCGGCGATGACTGCGGCCACCGGCCTGGCTGGCGGCTTTGCTTCGCTGTTCATCGTGCGGTTGCTTTTCGGCCTGGGTGAAGCGGGCGCGTTCCCGGCCAGTGCCCGTGTTTATGCCCGCTGGCTGCCGGCGGCTTTGCGCGGCGGCATCTTCGGCTTGTTGATCATGGCGGGCGCTTTGGCGGGTGCGCTGACGCAGCCGCTGGTGGTGGCGCTGCTCGGGATTGTCGGCTGGCGCCAGGCTTTCGCACTGTTCGGCGCCGTCGGGGTCGTGTGGGCGATCGCCTGGTGGTGGTGGTTTCGTGACGATCCACACGACCATCACGGCGTCAACGCCGCCGAGTTGCAGTTGCTGGCGGAAAACCGCGGACAGCTTCATGGGCACCGCCAGGTGCCGTGGGCGCTGCTGCTGCGCAGCCGCACCTTGCTCACGCTCTGCCTCATGTATGGCGGGGCGATCTACGGCTGGTATTTCTATCTGACCTGGCTGCCCACTTATCTGCTACGCGCCCGCGGTTTTGATTTGAAACAGGTGGGGTGGCTAGCCGCGCTGCCCTTGCTGGCAATCGCCGCCGGCGTGTTCGCCGGCGGCTGGCTGAGCGATCGGTTGACCCATCGTTGGGGCAGCCGCGCCGGCCGGCGCACGCCGGGGGTAATCGGCCTGCCGCTGGCCGCCGCCGCCATCATCGGCGCGGTGCTGACCCGCGAGCCGATCACCTCGGCTTTGCTACTGAGCGCCGCCGCCGGCCTGGCGGCCCTCGGCGTCGCCCCCGCCTGGGCCGTGTGCCTCGAAATCGGCGGCCTGCACGCGGGCGTGGTCAGCGGCGCGATGAACACCTTTGGAAACCTCGGCGGCGCACTCAGCCCGGTGGTCGTCGGCCTGTGCTTGCAGCGCTGGGAGTCGTGGGAAGCGCCGCTGTTCAGCGTTGCCGCCTTGTACCTATTTGCAGCCGGCTGCTGGCTCGCCGTCGATCCGGAGCAGCCGATCGAGCCGGCATAA
- a CDS encoding DUF190 domain-containing protein, which yields MKITGEGKLLRIFVGESDRCHGRPLSEALVRKARELGLAGATVWHGIEGYGAGSRIHTAKILRLSEDLPVIIEIVDTEDKIRAALPALDELMEAAGGGGLVTLEKAEIIKYTQGRS from the coding sequence ATGAAGATAACCGGAGAGGGCAAGCTGCTGCGCATCTTCGTCGGCGAATCCGACCGCTGCCACGGGCGGCCGTTGTCCGAGGCGCTGGTGCGCAAGGCGCGCGAACTCGGCCTGGCCGGCGCCACGGTTTGGCACGGCATCGAGGGCTATGGCGCCGGCAGCCGCATCCACACGGCCAAGATCTTGCGCCTGTCGGAAGACCTGCCGGTGATCATCGAGATCGTCGACACCGAAGATAAGATTCGCGCCGCCCTGCCCGCGCTCGACGAGTTGATGGAAGCCGCCGGCGGCGGCGGTCTGGTGACGCTCGAAAAGGCCGAGATCATCAAGTACACCCAGGGCCGCTCGTAG
- the crcB gene encoding fluoride efflux transporter CrcB — MLARLLPPYRALGVHPLGRAGLCRRPGCGLSDAVMRIALVGLGGSVGSLARYWLAGAVQGLNGWDFPLGTLSVNVAGSFVLGLVMALSLERGLINADVRLLLSVGFCGGFTTMSAFSYETMALLRDGSLAAAMVNLALTIITCCGAVWLGDLLARWL; from the coding sequence ATGTTGGCGCGGCTGCTACCGCCGTATCGCGCGCTCGGCGTACACCCGCTCGGGCGCGCCGGCTTGTGTCGGCGTCCGGGCTGTGGTTTGAGCGACGCTGTGATGCGCATCGCCTTGGTTGGCCTCGGGGGCTCGGTCGGGTCGCTGGCGCGCTATTGGCTGGCAGGCGCGGTCCAGGGCCTCAACGGTTGGGACTTTCCGCTCGGGACACTTTCGGTCAACGTTGCCGGCAGCTTCGTTCTGGGGCTGGTGATGGCGCTCTCGCTCGAGCGCGGACTCATCAACGCCGACGTGCGACTGTTGCTCTCCGTCGGCTTCTGCGGCGGCTTCACCACCATGTCGGCGTTCAGTTACGAAACCATGGCGTTGCTGCGTGACGGCAGCCTGGCGGCGGCGATGGTCAACCTGGCGCTGACCATCATCACCTGTTGCGGCGCGGTGTGGCTGGGTGACTTGCTGGCGCGCTGGCTGTAG
- a CDS encoding metal-dependent transcriptional regulator, with the protein MTIEQHIEELLERLWTVREQGVPLRPTLAGEAFDFDAPAALAEATRRALVAVNHDRLELTASGDECAAGVIRRHRLAERLFFDVIHVDTAAMEAGACELEHSHILSEEATDRVCAFLGHPPTCPHDRPIPRGRCCEIFTREVRPLVTPLSEGSISGEYRIVFIASRSHRRLDRLCALGVVPGAELRLHQRLPAFMIQVGGTDIALEPEIAADIFVVPR; encoded by the coding sequence ATGACCATCGAGCAGCACATTGAGGAACTTCTCGAGCGGCTCTGGACGGTGCGCGAGCAGGGCGTGCCGCTGCGGCCCACCCTTGCCGGTGAAGCCTTTGACTTCGACGCGCCGGCGGCGCTGGCGGAAGCCACCCGGCGCGCCCTGGTGGCCGTCAATCACGACCGGCTCGAGCTGACGGCGTCTGGCGACGAGTGCGCTGCCGGCGTAATCCGCCGCCACCGGCTGGCCGAGCGGCTGTTCTTCGACGTGATTCATGTCGACACCGCCGCCATGGAGGCGGGCGCCTGTGAATTGGAGCACTCCCACATTTTGTCCGAGGAAGCCACCGACCGCGTCTGCGCCTTTCTCGGCCATCCGCCGACCTGCCCGCACGACCGGCCGATTCCGCGCGGGCGCTGCTGCGAGATCTTCACCCGTGAGGTGCGGCCGCTGGTAACGCCGCTGAGCGAGGGCAGCATCAGCGGCGAGTACCGCATCGTGTTCATCGCCTCCCGTTCCCACCGGCGCCTGGATCGCCTCTGCGCCCTCGGCGTCGTGCCCGGCGCCGAGTTGCGGCTGCACCAGCGGCTGCCGGCCTTCATGATCCAAGTCGGTGGCACCGACATCGCGCTCGAGCCGGAAATCGCCGCCGACATCTTCGTCGTGCCGCGCTGA
- the feoB gene encoding ferrous iron transport protein B — MTNVTMASDRCRESGRKPPAADQLPRSLRFRYWEGMPRQSGTRRADLHVVERPSESAEPSRATRQRFHRIALVGNPNVGKSVIFGALTGTYATVSNYPGTTVEVTRAPARFDSTFEIIDTPGVNSLTPNSEDERVTRDIVLAGVDCVVQVADAKNLARALVVSIQLAEAGVPFVLVVNMMDEAADRGLSVDTGKLAAELGVPVVPTVAVTGHGLAAIAPAIARAAVSHARVRYPAVVERGLLRIERPLSGFHVATRWLSMMCLAGDDTLRQWLVEHVSAATLATIEDAHREVQQYLGTHVGYQLSRARVRAAEQMARASTRAAVVERPAVAVTSGREAALALAALTGCVGLFLGDLGLLPLLAEGWGRLGAWLAVAAAAIAAYRSAEMRTALGRWASARRTGPLVLLVVLYTVYRFVGVFAAGTAVDFFEETLFGGYLNPMLVGALDGLVALTDPSSDVARYVLHLVRDMLIGPYGVVTVALTYAFAIIFPIVTAFFLAFSVLEDSGYLPRLAVIVNRIFRGMGLNGKAVLPMILGLGCDTMATLTARIMETRKERVLVTLLLALGVPCSAQLGVILGLFGALPIWAPMVWGGVVLGVLFAVGFLAARLLPGQRSDLILELPPIRRPQLGNIVLKTVGRLEWYLKEAVPIFVLGTFVLFVLDATGALAKIVHASEPAVVGLLNLPPKAAEAFLVGFFRRDYGSAGIYALFQQGLLAPVQTVVALVTITLFVPCVANFFVIVKEHGLRLALAMSAFIFPFAFVVGAAVNVALRLAGLR; from the coding sequence ATGACCAACGTCACCATGGCCTCTGACCGTTGCCGGGAATCCGGCCGCAAACCCCCTGCCGCCGACCAGCTACCACGAAGCCTGCGCTTTCGCTATTGGGAAGGCATGCCACGGCAGAGCGGAACACGGCGCGCGGACTTGCACGTGGTCGAGCGGCCGAGCGAATCCGCTGAGCCCAGTCGTGCCACCCGTCAACGGTTTCACCGCATAGCTCTGGTCGGTAACCCGAACGTAGGCAAGAGCGTGATTTTCGGCGCTCTAACCGGGACATACGCCACCGTGAGCAACTACCCGGGCACCACCGTCGAGGTCACCCGCGCCCCCGCCCGCTTCGACTCCACCTTCGAAATCATCGACACGCCGGGAGTGAACAGCCTGACCCCGAATTCCGAGGACGAGCGTGTCACGCGCGACATCGTGCTCGCGGGAGTCGATTGCGTGGTGCAGGTGGCGGACGCCAAGAACCTGGCGCGCGCGTTGGTCGTGTCGATCCAACTGGCGGAGGCCGGCGTACCGTTCGTACTGGTGGTGAACATGATGGACGAAGCGGCCGACCGCGGGTTATCGGTCGACACCGGCAAACTTGCCGCCGAGCTTGGCGTACCGGTGGTACCGACGGTAGCGGTTACCGGGCATGGCCTTGCAGCAATCGCGCCGGCAATAGCCCGCGCGGCGGTGAGCCACGCGCGCGTGCGCTATCCCGCGGTGGTTGAGCGGGGGTTGCTGCGCATCGAGCGGCCGCTCTCGGGATTTCATGTCGCGACGCGCTGGCTGTCGATGATGTGCCTGGCCGGCGACGACACTTTGAGGCAGTGGCTGGTCGAGCACGTCTCGGCTGCGACCCTGGCCACCATCGAGGATGCGCACCGCGAGGTACAGCAGTACCTGGGCACGCATGTCGGCTACCAACTCAGCCGCGCGCGGGTGCGTGCCGCCGAGCAAATGGCGCGTGCGAGCACGCGCGCGGCAGTCGTGGAGCGGCCGGCCGTGGCGGTGACCAGCGGGCGTGAGGCCGCACTCGCGCTCGCTGCTCTAACCGGGTGCGTCGGGTTGTTCCTCGGCGATCTCGGCCTGTTGCCTCTGCTGGCAGAGGGTTGGGGACGACTGGGCGCGTGGCTGGCGGTTGCCGCGGCGGCGATAGCTGCCTACCGCTCCGCCGAGATGCGCACCGCCCTGGGGCGCTGGGCCAGCGCACGCCGCACGGGCCCGCTGGTCTTGCTGGTGGTGCTCTACACCGTCTATCGCTTTGTCGGCGTGTTCGCGGCGGGCACGGCGGTCGATTTCTTCGAGGAGACGTTATTCGGAGGCTACCTCAATCCGATGTTGGTGGGCGCGCTCGACGGTTTGGTTGCCCTGACCGATCCGTCATCGGACGTAGCGCGCTATGTCCTGCACTTGGTGCGGGATATGTTGATCGGGCCGTACGGGGTCGTGACGGTGGCTCTGACTTACGCCTTTGCGATCATCTTCCCGATTGTCACCGCCTTCTTCCTCGCCTTTTCAGTGTTGGAGGACTCAGGCTACTTGCCGCGGCTGGCGGTGATCGTGAACCGTATCTTTCGCGGCATGGGACTCAACGGCAAGGCGGTGTTGCCGATGATCCTCGGTCTCGGCTGCGACACCATGGCGACGCTGACCGCACGTATCATGGAGACGCGCAAAGAGCGGGTATTGGTGACCTTGCTGCTGGCGCTCGGCGTGCCGTGCTCGGCGCAGCTGGGGGTGATCCTCGGCCTGTTCGGCGCATTGCCGATATGGGCGCCGATGGTTTGGGGGGGCGTCGTGCTCGGCGTGCTGTTTGCCGTCGGCTTCTTGGCCGCGCGGCTGTTGCCGGGGCAGCGCTCGGACTTGATTCTGGAGCTGCCTCCGATTCGGCGGCCGCAGCTGGGCAATATCGTCCTCAAGACCGTCGGCCGGCTGGAGTGGTATCTGAAAGAGGCCGTGCCGATTTTCGTGCTCGGCACCTTCGTGCTGTTCGTGCTCGATGCCACGGGCGCGCTCGCTAAGATCGTGCATGCCAGCGAGCCGGCCGTGGTCGGGCTGCTCAATCTCCCACCCAAGGCGGCGGAGGCGTTCTTGGTCGGCTTCTTCCGCCGCGACTACGGCTCTGCTGGTATCTATGCGCTGTTCCAACAAGGCTTGCTGGCCCCGGTGCAGACCGTGGTGGCGCTGGTGACGATCACGTTGTTCGTGCCGTGCGTGGCGAATTTCTTCGTCATCGTGAAGGAACACGGGCTGCGCCTGGCGCTGGCGATGTCGGCGTTCATCTTCCCGTTCGCGTTTGTCGTCGGCGCCGCCGTCAACGTCGCGCTGCGCCTTGCCGGCCTGCGATGA